The genomic DNA CATAAACCACCTCTACACATCCTTAGATGAGTATAATAATCGCTCTGCTCATCCATTTGAATGGTCTTTTACACGACACGCTATGCGTAACTGGTACTCGTGCAAAATTTGCCCACCGTGACACTAGAATCACCAAAGAACTAGCCCATCAAACAAGTGAACTATGCAAGGTGATGACAATAGACCCTGCAGCAACATTTGAATGCTTGCATTGGGAAACAATAAAGGAGATAGATAAGAGGGCAATAGAAAAGGCTCAAATGGAAAGGGATTTAGATGGAATAGATGTTTTAGGAATAGATGAGATTTCAGTTGGAAAGGGACATAACAACTATTTGCATATGATAAGTAGCCTTGAAGGATCTAATGGCCCTGAGGTTTTATATATAGGAGAAGGCAGAAAGGAGAAGGACTTAAAGCCATTCTGGAGGTGGTTTGGTAAAAGAAGGGCAAAAAAGATAGCCTATGGGGTTATGGATATGGCAAAAGGGTTTGCCAACAGCTTCCGTGCTCATTGTCCCTTAATAAAGATTATACATACAAGTTTCATGTAATAAGACATCTCCTTAATGCCCTAAATGAGGTTCGTAAAGCAGAATTTAAGAAGTATGAAGGAAGATGAAAGGACTCCCCTGCGGCAAGAAATTTATCCTTTTAAAGAGAATGGCTAATCTTAAGGGAAAACCAAGGGAAGCTCTTAAGGGTCTTCTTATGGTTAATCGCAGGCTCATCTATTGTCCCATCTTTTGAAAGAAATCTTTGGAAATCTATGTTATGGAGATACAAAGGCAATGCCCTTAAATTCTGGCATAATTGGAAGGAAAAGCTTAAATGGAGTAGACTTGAGCCTTACAAGAAATTTGCCAAAATGATAGACAGGCATATAGATGGGATTATTGCTTATTGTGAGAAAAAAGTTCCCCTTGGCTACATAGAGGGAACAAATCTTAAGGCAAAAAATATTATTAGAAGGGATGAGGCTATAGGGATAAGGAGTTCATTACTAAAGATTATTCAAGGATGTTCCTCTCTGGGTGTCTTTAAACCCTATCCATACCCTATCCACTATAATCCGGGATGAGCCTTAAATTAGATTTAATTTTGGTAGTTCTTCTTTCCAATTAAACAGAGGATCTTTCCAAAAAGTAAGATGGAATGCAGCGAGTGCTATATTTAAGATTCCTCCTATAACTAATAAGATTTCACTCATTTTTACCTCCTTTGGGCAATTTTAGCCCAGCTTTTAAGTAGACAAAAAGCTCTCTTTCATCTCTTTCCACATCTCCACCAGTAAATCAAAAGGCAAGGTAAAAGTCATCAATTCTTTAGGTAATTTTGCTCTTGAGCAAAGATATCGTGAAGTTCCCAAACCGCTTTTTTCTTTCCTTTTCGGCTATAGCGTAATGGCAAGGTAATAATCGAACTATCCTGGCACTGAGTTGGCCACACATGTAATAATGTAGATGAATTGACTATTAATTAAATTTCCATTTCCTTAATAAATTCAGGGGATATGAGTTCATGGGTTTCTACATTGACATAGAAATTTTGGATAAATGTCATATCCTCATCAAAGACGCTTATCACCCAGCAAATCTTTGCCGAAGATAGTAAGTCATTCCCCATCTCCTCTGGAAATTGTGAGGCTGGTAGATAGACATAAAAATATAATGGGCTTTCTTCCTCAATAGTCATAATCTGGCTTAACCCTTCCTGGGCTATTTTGATAATCTTTGAACAATCAAGCCAATCATCAAGTAATCTTTCAGGAGGGGTCTTGCCGTAAAAAGCTTCAGTCCTTTTTGCCCTAACCTTGTCCTTTGTAACCACCCATTCCACTTGTTTATCTTTTTCAGGCTGATAGTAAAAGCATCTCCATTCCTCTGCCTGACCATCTTTGCTCACCCCAGATTCACCACCACTATAAATGGCAAAAATGTAGGCTAAAGGATATTTCTTCACTGCATATTCATTGGCTAAAGACCTGGCTTCCCCAATGCTCAATAATGGTAGACTCACTGGTATACTAATCTCATTAATCTCATCAGGTTTTCTTCGTAGGAAAGTGAGTGGAATGGACAATACCTTGAGTGGAATGGAAAATACCTGAAATATCCCTACTGTAACTTCGGTAAACTGGAAGATAAATGGAAACTTTTCTGCAAAGGAATATTTTTCATTAATCGTTTTATGAAAAGCCCTTAAACCCCAAAGGGTTATCAATCCCCAGAGGATAGTCGTCCCGGGAATGCTTTTATATTTATATTTAATCAGGGTAATGATTGACCCTGCAATTAATAAAATATAACTAGCTGCATATCCAGTCAGGGCAAAATATTCTTTCATCTTCTCTCTTATTTCATACGGGATAGGAGATTTTTTCTTTCTTTCTTCTTTTTCAAGGTTTTTCCAATATTCAATACATATTGGTGGTATAATAAAGGCTACAATTAGTCCAAAGATAAACCCTCCACCTCCGTAACAAAGAGGCAGTAAAGAAAAACTCAGCAACAGGAACAAAGAAGTGTAGGCGTCTTCTAACTCTTTGATTATTTTAATAAAAGTGGGTCTTTCAGGAATAACCACCTCTTCTTTTAGAAAAGGGCTCTTAGGTTTTTTAAATAGTGAAAAAAGAATCCCACTTCCCCACACTGAGAAAAAAATTATCATCAATAAGAGCATACTCAAAGGAATCTTTGTCATTATTCCTACACCCAAAAACAATAGAATTATGACTACGACTACGATTACACCTGATAATTTTCCTGCAAAGAAAGGGTCTTCTTTTTTTAATAAGACATTAAACGCTCCTATAGTAAATACTATGCCAAAGGAAAATGACACAAGAAAGAATAGATCAAATCCTTCTTTGATGAATTTTGCTATAGCCACCAGCAGGCATCCCAATCCTACTATTAAAAATAAAATAGCCCCAATCTTTTCTTTCATTTTTTATCCCTCTTTCTTCACGAATTTGCTTGATGTAATTTTAGCCCATCTTTTAAGTAGACAAAAAGCTCTCTTCCATCTCTTTCCACATTGTAACAAGTATATCATAAGGCAAGGTAAAAGTCATCAATTCTTTAGGCTATCTCCTTACTACAAGGTTTTTCTCCAGACGCTCTTGAATGCACAAGGTTTGACCCCATTATAAATAAACAATATCTTCCTTATGATATAAAGAAAGAAAGAGCAGGATATAATCCCTTAAGTGCCTGGTGAGGAGAAAATTGTTTCTCATATGCTCTCTGCCATTTTCTCCTAATTTCCTGGCATATTCAGGGCTATTAAGCAGCTGTTTTATCGCAAAGGCAGCGCCTTCAATTGAATAGCAAAGTAATCCGGAATATTTGTGTTTTATCTGTAAAGGAATGCCGCCGACATTTGAAGCTACAACCG from bacterium includes the following:
- a CDS encoding transposase, producing MTIDPAATFECLHWETIKEIDKRAIEKAQMERDLDGIDVLGIDEISVGKGHNNYLHMISSLEGSNGPEVLYIGEGRKEKDLKPFWRWFGKRRAKKIAYGVMDMAKGFANSFRAHCPLIKIIHTSFM
- a CDS encoding transposase, with amino-acid sequence MLWRYKGNALKFWHNWKEKLKWSRLEPYKKFAKMIDRHIDGIIAYCEKKVPLGYIEGTNLKAKNIIRRDEAIGIRSSLLKIIQGCSSLGVFKPYPYPIHYNPG